A genomic window from Equus asinus isolate D_3611 breed Donkey chromosome 25, EquAss-T2T_v2, whole genome shotgun sequence includes:
- the SELE gene encoding E-selectin isoform X1, which produces MRRTLEVMIASQFLSALTLVLLIKESGAWSYSASTTNMTFDEASAYCQQRYTHLVAIQNQEEIKYLNSIFNHSPSYYWIGIRKVNDKWVWIGTQKPLTEEAKNWAPGEPNNKQNEDCVEIYIKRYKDAGKWNDENCNKKKLALCYTAACTHTSCSGHGECVETINNYTCQCHPGFTGLRCEQVVTCQAQEAPEHGRLVCTHPLGNFSYNSSCSVSCEEGYLPSRTEAMQCTSSGEWSAPPPACHVVECDALTNPANGVMQCSQSPGSFPWNTTCTFDCQEGFELTGPQHLQCTSSGNWDNEKPTCKAVTCGAVGHPQNGFVSCSHSSAGEFTFNSSCNFTCEEGFVLQGPAQVECTAQGQWTQQVPVCKALQCKALSRPERGYMSCRPSTSGSFQSGSSCEFSCEQGFVLKGSKKLRCGPTGEWDSEKPTCEAVRCDAVRQPQGGLVRCTHSAAGEFTYKSSCAFSCEEGFELRGSAQLECTSQGQWTQEVPSCQVVQCASLAVPGKVNMSCSGEPVFGAVCTFACPEGWMLNGSAALTCGATGHWSGMLPTCEATAKSNIPLTVGLSAAGTSLLTLASFLFWLLKRLRRKAKKFVPASSYQSLQSDGSYQMPSESA; this is translated from the exons ATGAGAAGGACTCTTGAAGTCATGATTGCTTCACAGTTTCTCTCTGCTCTCACTCTTG TGCTTCTGATTAAGGAGAGCGGCGCCTGGTCTTACAGTGCCTCCACAACAAACATGACTTTTGACGAGGCCAGTGCTTATTGTCAGCAAAGGTACACGCATCTGGTTGCGATTCAAAAccaggaagaaattaaatatctcAACTCCATATTCAACCATTCACCAAGTTACTACTGGATTGGAATCAGAAAGGTCAACGATAAGTGGGTCTGGATAGGGACCCAGAAGCCTCTGACTGAAGAAGCCAAGAACTGGGCTCCAGGTGAACCGAACAATAAGCAAAATGAGGACTGTGTGGAGATCTACATCAAGAGATACAAGGATGCGGGCAAGTGGAATGATGagaattgcaataaaaagaagcTTGCCTTGTGCTACACAG CTGCCTGTACCCACACATCCTGCAGCGGCCACGGTGAATGTGTGGAGACCATCAACAACTACACTTGCCAGTGCCACCCTGGCTTTACTGGACTCAGGTGTGAGCAAG TTGTGACCTGTCAAGCACAGGAAGCTCCTGAGCACGGACGCCTTGTTTGCACCCACCCTTTGGGGAACTTCAGCTACAATTCTTCCTGCTCGGTCAGCTGTGAAGAGGGCTACCTCCCAAGCAGAACAGAGGCCATGCAGTGCACTTCCTCCGGAGAGTGGAGCGCTCCTCCTCCAGCCTGCCATG TGGTTGAGTGTGATGCTTTGACGAATCCTGCCAATGGAGTTATGCAATGTTCCCAAAGCCCTGGAAGCTTCCCATGGAACACAACCTGCACATTTGACTGTCAGGAAGGGTTTGAACTAACGGGACCCCAGCACCTCCAGTGTACCTCATCTGGGAATTGGGACAACGAGAAGCCGACGTGTAAAG CTGTGACGTGTGGTGCCGTCGGCCATCCTCAGAACGGCTTTGTGAGCTGTAGCCACTCCTCTGCTGGAGAGTTCACCTTCAACTCATCTTGCAACTTCACCTGTGAGGAAGGCTTCGtgctgcaggggccagcccaggttgAATGCACTGCACAAGGGCAATGGACACAGCAGGTTCCGGTTTGTAAAG CTTTACAGTGCAAAGCCCTGTCCAGACCAGAGAGAGGCTACATGAGTTGTCGTCCTAGCACTTCTGGAAGTTTCCAAAGTGGGTCCAGCTGTGAATTCTCCTGTGAGCAAGGATTTGTGTTGAAGGGATCCAAAAAGCTCCGGTGTGGCCCCACAGGGGAGTGGGACAGTGAGAAGCCCACATGTGAAG CTGTGAGATGTGATGCTGTCCGTCAGCCCCAGGGTGGTTTGGTGAGGTGTACCCATTCTGCTGCGGGAGAGTTCACCTACAAGTCCTCCTGTGCCTTCAGCTGTGAGGAAGGCTTTGAATTACGTGGGTCAGCTCAATTGGAGTGCACATCGCAGGGACAATGGACACAGGAGGTCCCGTCCTGCCAAG TGGTACAATGTGCAAGCCTGGCAGTTCCCGGAAAGGTCAACATGAGCTGCAGTGGGGAGCCTGTGTTTGGTGCTGTGTGTACATTTGCATGTCCTGAAGGATGGATGCTCAATGGCTCTGCAGCTCTGACATGTGGTGCCACAGGACACTGGTCTGGGATGCTGCCTACCTGTGAAG CTACCGCCAAATCCAACATTCCCTTGACAGTTGGACTCTCTGCTGCTGGAACCTCCCTCTTGACATTAGCATCATTTCTCTTCTGGCTTCTGAAACGACTTCGGAGGAAAG caAAGAAATTTGTTCCTGCCAG CAGCTACCAAAGCCTTCAGTCTGATGGATCCTACCAAATGCCTTCTGAGTCAGCATAA
- the SELE gene encoding E-selectin isoform X2 yields MRRTLEVMIASQFLSALTLVLLIKESGAWSYSASTTNMTFDEASAYCQQRYTHLVAIQNQEEIKYLNSIFNHSPSYYWIGIRKVNDKWVWIGTQKPLTEEAKNWAPGEPNNKQNEDCVEIYIKRYKDAGKWNDENCNKKKLALCYTAACTHTSCSGHGECVETINNYTCQCHPGFTGLRCEQVVTCQAQEAPEHGRLVCTHPLGNFSYNSSCSVSCEEGYLPSRTEAMQCTSSGEWSAPPPACHVVECDALTNPANGVMQCSQSPGSFPWNTTCTFDCQEGFELTGPQHLQCTSSGNWDNEKPTCKAVTCGAVGHPQNGFVSCSHSSAGEFTFNSSCNFTCEEGFVLQGPAQVECTAQGQWTQQVPVCKALQCKALSRPERGYMSCRPSTSGSFQSGSSCEFSCEQGFVLKGSKKLRCGPTGEWDSEKPTCEAVRCDAVRQPQGGLVRCTHSAAGEFTYKSSCAFSCEEGFELRGSAQLECTSQGQWTQEVPSCQVVQCASLAVPGKVNMSCSGEPVFGAVCTFACPEGWMLNGSAALTCGATGHWSGMLPTCEATAKSNIPLTVGLSAAGTSLLTLASFLFWLLKRLRRKAKKFVPASYQSLQSDGSYQMPSESA; encoded by the exons ATGAGAAGGACTCTTGAAGTCATGATTGCTTCACAGTTTCTCTCTGCTCTCACTCTTG TGCTTCTGATTAAGGAGAGCGGCGCCTGGTCTTACAGTGCCTCCACAACAAACATGACTTTTGACGAGGCCAGTGCTTATTGTCAGCAAAGGTACACGCATCTGGTTGCGATTCAAAAccaggaagaaattaaatatctcAACTCCATATTCAACCATTCACCAAGTTACTACTGGATTGGAATCAGAAAGGTCAACGATAAGTGGGTCTGGATAGGGACCCAGAAGCCTCTGACTGAAGAAGCCAAGAACTGGGCTCCAGGTGAACCGAACAATAAGCAAAATGAGGACTGTGTGGAGATCTACATCAAGAGATACAAGGATGCGGGCAAGTGGAATGATGagaattgcaataaaaagaagcTTGCCTTGTGCTACACAG CTGCCTGTACCCACACATCCTGCAGCGGCCACGGTGAATGTGTGGAGACCATCAACAACTACACTTGCCAGTGCCACCCTGGCTTTACTGGACTCAGGTGTGAGCAAG TTGTGACCTGTCAAGCACAGGAAGCTCCTGAGCACGGACGCCTTGTTTGCACCCACCCTTTGGGGAACTTCAGCTACAATTCTTCCTGCTCGGTCAGCTGTGAAGAGGGCTACCTCCCAAGCAGAACAGAGGCCATGCAGTGCACTTCCTCCGGAGAGTGGAGCGCTCCTCCTCCAGCCTGCCATG TGGTTGAGTGTGATGCTTTGACGAATCCTGCCAATGGAGTTATGCAATGTTCCCAAAGCCCTGGAAGCTTCCCATGGAACACAACCTGCACATTTGACTGTCAGGAAGGGTTTGAACTAACGGGACCCCAGCACCTCCAGTGTACCTCATCTGGGAATTGGGACAACGAGAAGCCGACGTGTAAAG CTGTGACGTGTGGTGCCGTCGGCCATCCTCAGAACGGCTTTGTGAGCTGTAGCCACTCCTCTGCTGGAGAGTTCACCTTCAACTCATCTTGCAACTTCACCTGTGAGGAAGGCTTCGtgctgcaggggccagcccaggttgAATGCACTGCACAAGGGCAATGGACACAGCAGGTTCCGGTTTGTAAAG CTTTACAGTGCAAAGCCCTGTCCAGACCAGAGAGAGGCTACATGAGTTGTCGTCCTAGCACTTCTGGAAGTTTCCAAAGTGGGTCCAGCTGTGAATTCTCCTGTGAGCAAGGATTTGTGTTGAAGGGATCCAAAAAGCTCCGGTGTGGCCCCACAGGGGAGTGGGACAGTGAGAAGCCCACATGTGAAG CTGTGAGATGTGATGCTGTCCGTCAGCCCCAGGGTGGTTTGGTGAGGTGTACCCATTCTGCTGCGGGAGAGTTCACCTACAAGTCCTCCTGTGCCTTCAGCTGTGAGGAAGGCTTTGAATTACGTGGGTCAGCTCAATTGGAGTGCACATCGCAGGGACAATGGACACAGGAGGTCCCGTCCTGCCAAG TGGTACAATGTGCAAGCCTGGCAGTTCCCGGAAAGGTCAACATGAGCTGCAGTGGGGAGCCTGTGTTTGGTGCTGTGTGTACATTTGCATGTCCTGAAGGATGGATGCTCAATGGCTCTGCAGCTCTGACATGTGGTGCCACAGGACACTGGTCTGGGATGCTGCCTACCTGTGAAG CTACCGCCAAATCCAACATTCCCTTGACAGTTGGACTCTCTGCTGCTGGAACCTCCCTCTTGACATTAGCATCATTTCTCTTCTGGCTTCTGAAACGACTTCGGAGGAAAG caAAGAAATTTGTTCCTGCCAG CTACCAAAGCCTTCAGTCTGATGGATCCTACCAAATGCCTTCTGAGTCAGCATAA